A single window of Gossypium arboreum isolate Shixiya-1 chromosome 13, ASM2569848v2, whole genome shotgun sequence DNA harbors:
- the LOC108463368 gene encoding uncharacterized protein LOC108463368 isoform X2, translating into MAMSTKAINLASFSSVFPPSLDKLNKPSKGVQNSFWVPRIPLVKAVQSPAESDTGRWAKQRRPQNADGDFFVDHTCIDCDTCRWMAPQVFTRVGGMSAVYKQPTCKEDRLKALQALISCPTNSIRTEVPPPDILEAQKTFPIPIDEKKLPGVYHCGYHSSKSYGASSYLIIHPDGNILIDSPKFTERLARKIEELGGVCYMFLTHKDDVADHGKWSKRFCCDRILHSGDVEACTADVETKLDGNGPWRLGQDIMLIYTPGHTEGSVCLFYMPLKILFTGDHLLMRESGLDIVEMYNRYSVGTQLDSVKKLLHLDFNWIIPGHGRRIEFKDIEEKNAILEAFVEEKYAHYSSVKNKW; encoded by the exons ATGGCTATGTCAACCAAAGCTATCAATCTAGCTAGTTTTAGCTCAGTTTTTCCTCCTTCACTTGATAAGCTAAACAAGCCATCAAAGGGTGTCCAAAATAGTTTCTGGGTACCAAGAATTCCACTGGTTAAAGCAGTTCAAAGCCCAGCTGAATCAGATACTGGCAGATGGGCAAAACAAAGACGCCCCCAGAATGCAGATGGTGACTTCTTTGTAG ATCATACATGCATAGATTGCGACACTTGTCGCTGGATGGCACCG CAAGTCTTCACACGAGTCGGTGGGATGTCTGCAGTTTACAAACAGCCAACCTGCAAGGAGGATCGATTAAAAGCCCTCCAG GCCTTGATTTCATGTCCAACAAACTCGATCCGTACAGAAGTGCCTCCTCCTGATATCCTAGAAGCTCAGAAGACATTTCCGATCCCAATAGATGAGAAGAAACTTCCA GGTGTTTATCACTGTGGGTATCATTCTTCTAAGTCATATGGAGCTTCTTCCTACTTGATCATTCATCCTGATGGAAATATACTTATAGATAG CCCCAAATTCACAGAGAGACTTGCACGTAAGATCGAGGAGCTAGGGGGAGTATGCTATATGTTTCTAACCCACAA GGATGATGTTGCAGATCATGGGAAGTGGTCAAAGCGGTTTTGTTGCGATCGGATTCTGCATTCTGGAGAT GTAGAAGCATGTACAGCTGATGTAGAAACGAAGCTAGACGGAAATGGCCCGTGGAGACTTGGACaagatattatgcttatatatacTCCTGGCCATACAGAA GGTTCTGTTTGCTTGTTTTATATGCCACTTAAGATTCTATTCACTGGTGACCATCTACTGATGAGAGAATCCGGGTTGGACATAGTAGAGATGTACAATAGATATTCAG TTGGTACGCAACTGGATAGCGTTAAAAAGTTGTTACATTTGGATTTCAATTGGATAATACCAG GCCATGGTAGGAGAATTGAGTTCAAAGATATTGAGGAGAAGAATGCAATTCTTGAAGCTTTTGTTGAGGAAAAGTACGCCCACTATTCCTCAGTTAAGAATAAATGGTAG
- the LOC108463368 gene encoding uncharacterized protein LOC108463368 isoform X4 translates to MAMSTKAINLASFSSVFPPSLDKLNKPSKGVQNSFWVPRIPLVKAVQSPAESDTGRWAKQRRPQNADGDFFVDHTCIDCDTCRWMAPQVFTRVGGMSAVYKQPTCKEDRLKALQALISCPTNSIRTEVPPPDILEAQKTFPIPIDEKKLPGVYHCGYHSSKSYGASSYLIIHPDGNILIDSFCSPKFTERLARKIEELGGVCYMFLTHKDDVADHGKWSKRFCCDRILHSGDVEACTADVETKLDGNGPWRLGQDIMLIYTPGHTEGSVCLFYMPLKILFTGDHLLMRESGLDIVEMYNRYSVGTQLDSVKKLLHLDFNWIIPA, encoded by the exons ATGGCTATGTCAACCAAAGCTATCAATCTAGCTAGTTTTAGCTCAGTTTTTCCTCCTTCACTTGATAAGCTAAACAAGCCATCAAAGGGTGTCCAAAATAGTTTCTGGGTACCAAGAATTCCACTGGTTAAAGCAGTTCAAAGCCCAGCTGAATCAGATACTGGCAGATGGGCAAAACAAAGACGCCCCCAGAATGCAGATGGTGACTTCTTTGTAG ATCATACATGCATAGATTGCGACACTTGTCGCTGGATGGCACCG CAAGTCTTCACACGAGTCGGTGGGATGTCTGCAGTTTACAAACAGCCAACCTGCAAGGAGGATCGATTAAAAGCCCTCCAG GCCTTGATTTCATGTCCAACAAACTCGATCCGTACAGAAGTGCCTCCTCCTGATATCCTAGAAGCTCAGAAGACATTTCCGATCCCAATAGATGAGAAGAAACTTCCA GGTGTTTATCACTGTGGGTATCATTCTTCTAAGTCATATGGAGCTTCTTCCTACTTGATCATTCATCCTGATGGAAATATACTTATAGATAG TTTTTGCAGCCCCAAATTCACAGAGAGACTTGCACGTAAGATCGAGGAGCTAGGGGGAGTATGCTATATGTTTCTAACCCACAA GGATGATGTTGCAGATCATGGGAAGTGGTCAAAGCGGTTTTGTTGCGATCGGATTCTGCATTCTGGAGAT GTAGAAGCATGTACAGCTGATGTAGAAACGAAGCTAGACGGAAATGGCCCGTGGAGACTTGGACaagatattatgcttatatatacTCCTGGCCATACAGAA GGTTCTGTTTGCTTGTTTTATATGCCACTTAAGATTCTATTCACTGGTGACCATCTACTGATGAGAGAATCCGGGTTGGACATAGTAGAGATGTACAATAGATATTCAG TTGGTACGCAACTGGATAGCGTTAAAAAGTTGTTACATTTGGATTTCAATTGGATAATACCAG CTTGA
- the LOC108463368 gene encoding uncharacterized protein LOC108463368 isoform X1, whose translation MAMSTKAINLASFSSVFPPSLDKLNKPSKGVQNSFWVPRIPLVKAVQSPAESDTGRWAKQRRPQNADGDFFVDHTCIDCDTCRWMAPQVFTRVGGMSAVYKQPTCKEDRLKALQALISCPTNSIRTEVPPPDILEAQKTFPIPIDEKKLPGVYHCGYHSSKSYGASSYLIIHPDGNILIDSFCSPKFTERLARKIEELGGVCYMFLTHKDDVADHGKWSKRFCCDRILHSGDVEACTADVETKLDGNGPWRLGQDIMLIYTPGHTEGSVCLFYMPLKILFTGDHLLMRESGLDIVEMYNRYSVGTQLDSVKKLLHLDFNWIIPGHGRRIEFKDIEEKNAILEAFVEEKYAHYSSVKNKW comes from the exons ATGGCTATGTCAACCAAAGCTATCAATCTAGCTAGTTTTAGCTCAGTTTTTCCTCCTTCACTTGATAAGCTAAACAAGCCATCAAAGGGTGTCCAAAATAGTTTCTGGGTACCAAGAATTCCACTGGTTAAAGCAGTTCAAAGCCCAGCTGAATCAGATACTGGCAGATGGGCAAAACAAAGACGCCCCCAGAATGCAGATGGTGACTTCTTTGTAG ATCATACATGCATAGATTGCGACACTTGTCGCTGGATGGCACCG CAAGTCTTCACACGAGTCGGTGGGATGTCTGCAGTTTACAAACAGCCAACCTGCAAGGAGGATCGATTAAAAGCCCTCCAG GCCTTGATTTCATGTCCAACAAACTCGATCCGTACAGAAGTGCCTCCTCCTGATATCCTAGAAGCTCAGAAGACATTTCCGATCCCAATAGATGAGAAGAAACTTCCA GGTGTTTATCACTGTGGGTATCATTCTTCTAAGTCATATGGAGCTTCTTCCTACTTGATCATTCATCCTGATGGAAATATACTTATAGATAG TTTTTGCAGCCCCAAATTCACAGAGAGACTTGCACGTAAGATCGAGGAGCTAGGGGGAGTATGCTATATGTTTCTAACCCACAA GGATGATGTTGCAGATCATGGGAAGTGGTCAAAGCGGTTTTGTTGCGATCGGATTCTGCATTCTGGAGAT GTAGAAGCATGTACAGCTGATGTAGAAACGAAGCTAGACGGAAATGGCCCGTGGAGACTTGGACaagatattatgcttatatatacTCCTGGCCATACAGAA GGTTCTGTTTGCTTGTTTTATATGCCACTTAAGATTCTATTCACTGGTGACCATCTACTGATGAGAGAATCCGGGTTGGACATAGTAGAGATGTACAATAGATATTCAG TTGGTACGCAACTGGATAGCGTTAAAAAGTTGTTACATTTGGATTTCAATTGGATAATACCAG GCCATGGTAGGAGAATTGAGTTCAAAGATATTGAGGAGAAGAATGCAATTCTTGAAGCTTTTGTTGAGGAAAAGTACGCCCACTATTCCTCAGTTAAGAATAAATGGTAG
- the LOC108462405 gene encoding UDP-glycosyltransferase 91C1-like, translated as MDILQNLREEEVLWKAPWMTPNKVLYRCGSFDWVPLLGIWGVVGYAPLLVLSLLQFAPTNHHGRTEKLHIAMFPWLAYGHTMPFLEVSKFLAQKGHQISYISTPKNISRLSKLPPHLSSNLSFVEFSLPHVHGLPPGVESTSEVPIEKVPYLKRAYDKLRDPLTDFLENSNVNWIIHDFAPYWLPGIAAPLGINLVFFGIFNASSFAFAGPPSALLGDSRQRPGDFTVVPEWIDYPCDNVAFKLYEIVNQQCVDDDVSDSHRIGRLIQGCQFVTMRTCFEFERDAIKLLIKLYQKPVVPVGLLPPLLSLPSNEDNKWETIKSWLDSKGEKSVLYIALGSEVNLSEEYMHQLAFGIEKSNLPFIWVVRNRPVGEGQMNDIILPGYEKRVSKRGLVLRDWAPQLRILAHSSVGGFLTHCGWSSIIEALKYGRALILFSGGISDQGLNARLLHGKKVGLEIERNEVDGSFTSDLVAATIRRVMVEPEGEVFRANAQAMREIFGNEELSNNYLNEFTRFIEEFSPSACHC; from the coding sequence TCTTTTGCAATTTGCACCAACAAACCACCATGGCAGAACAGAAAAGCTTCACATAGCTATGTTCCCATGGCTTGCTTATGGTCATACAATGCCGTTTCTCGAGGTTTCTAAATTCTTGGCTCAAAAGGGTCATCAAATATCCTATATTTCCACCCCTAAAAATATTAGTCGCCTCTCTAAACTCCCTCCACATCTGTCCTCTAACTTAAGTTTTGTCGAGTTTTCTCTTCCCCATGTTCATGGCTTACCACCAGGAGTTGAGTCCACTTCTGAGGTACCAATCGAAAAAGTCCCTTACCTTAAAAGGGCATACGACAAGCTTCGAGACCCTTTAACTGATTTCCTCGAAAACTCAAACGTCAACTGGATAATCCATGATTTTGCACCTTACTGGTTACCTGGTATCGCAGCTCCGTTAGGCATCAACTTGGTTTTCTTCGGCATATTCAATGCCAGCTCGTTTGCTTTCGCAGGTCCACCATCAGCTTTGCTCGGTGATAGCCGGCAGCGACCGGGAGATTTCACGGTCGTCCCTGAATGGATAGATTACCCTTGCGACAACGTAGCTTTCAAGCTCTATGAGATAGTGAACCAGCAGTGCGTGGACGATGATGTGTCTGATAGCCACCGGATAGGACGACTGATTCAAGGTTGCCAATTTGTAACAATGCGCACCTGCTTCGAGTTCGAACGAGACGCGATTAAATTGCTTATCAAGCTTTACCAGAAACCTGTGGTTCCGGTAGGCCTGTTGCCTCCGTTATTATCATTGCCATCAAACGAGGATAACAAATGGGAAACTATAAAAAGCTGGCTTGACAGCAAAGGGGAGAAATCAGTTCTCTATATTGCTCTTGGTAGTGAAGTGAATCTAAGTGAAGAGTATATGCACCAATTGGCATTTGGGATAGAGAAATCCAACTTGCCCTTCATTTGGGTGGTAAGGAACCGTCCAGTGGGTGAAGGACAGATGAATGACATAATTCTTCCAGGGTACGAAAAACGAGTGTCTAAAAGGGGTTTAGTGTTGAGGGATTGGGCACCTCAGTTGCGGATATTAGCCCACTCTTCTGTTGGGGGTTTCTTGACTCACTGTGGTTGGAGTTCCATAATCGAGGCACTCAAGTACGGTCGAGCTTTGATCTTGTTTTCTGGGGGAATTTCGGACCAAGGCTTGAATGCTAGGTTGTTGCATGGCAAGAAGGTTGGGTTAGAAATCGAGAGAAATGAAGTGGACGGTTCGTTTACAAGCGACTTGGTGGCTGCAACCATTAGGCGGGTGATGGTAGAACCAGAAGGTGAGGTGTTTAGGGCAAATGCGCAGGCAATGAGAGAGATTTTTGGTAATGAAGAGTTGAGCAACAATTACTTGAATGAATTCACTCGGTTCATTGAAGAGTTTTCACCATCAGCTTGCCATTGTTAG
- the LOC108463368 gene encoding uncharacterized protein LOC108463368 isoform X3, which yields MAMSTKAINLASFSSVFPPSLDKLNKPSKGVQNSFWVPRIPLVKAVQSPAESDTGRWAKQRRPQNADGDFFVDHTCIDCDTCRWMAPQVFTRVGGMSAVYKQPTCKEDRLKALQALISCPTNSIRTEVPPPDILEAQKTFPIPIDEKKLPGVYHCGYHSSKSYGASSYLIIHPDGNILIDSFCSPKFTERLARKIEELGGVCYMFLTHKDDVADHGKWSKRFCCDRILHSGDVEACTADVETKLDGNGPWRLGQDIMLIYTPGHTEGSVCLFYMPLKILFTGDHLLMRESGLDIVEMYNRYSGHGRRIEFKDIEEKNAILEAFVEEKYAHYSSVKNKW from the exons ATGGCTATGTCAACCAAAGCTATCAATCTAGCTAGTTTTAGCTCAGTTTTTCCTCCTTCACTTGATAAGCTAAACAAGCCATCAAAGGGTGTCCAAAATAGTTTCTGGGTACCAAGAATTCCACTGGTTAAAGCAGTTCAAAGCCCAGCTGAATCAGATACTGGCAGATGGGCAAAACAAAGACGCCCCCAGAATGCAGATGGTGACTTCTTTGTAG ATCATACATGCATAGATTGCGACACTTGTCGCTGGATGGCACCG CAAGTCTTCACACGAGTCGGTGGGATGTCTGCAGTTTACAAACAGCCAACCTGCAAGGAGGATCGATTAAAAGCCCTCCAG GCCTTGATTTCATGTCCAACAAACTCGATCCGTACAGAAGTGCCTCCTCCTGATATCCTAGAAGCTCAGAAGACATTTCCGATCCCAATAGATGAGAAGAAACTTCCA GGTGTTTATCACTGTGGGTATCATTCTTCTAAGTCATATGGAGCTTCTTCCTACTTGATCATTCATCCTGATGGAAATATACTTATAGATAG TTTTTGCAGCCCCAAATTCACAGAGAGACTTGCACGTAAGATCGAGGAGCTAGGGGGAGTATGCTATATGTTTCTAACCCACAA GGATGATGTTGCAGATCATGGGAAGTGGTCAAAGCGGTTTTGTTGCGATCGGATTCTGCATTCTGGAGAT GTAGAAGCATGTACAGCTGATGTAGAAACGAAGCTAGACGGAAATGGCCCGTGGAGACTTGGACaagatattatgcttatatatacTCCTGGCCATACAGAA GGTTCTGTTTGCTTGTTTTATATGCCACTTAAGATTCTATTCACTGGTGACCATCTACTGATGAGAGAATCCGGGTTGGACATAGTAGAGATGTACAATAGATATTCAG GCCATGGTAGGAGAATTGAGTTCAAAGATATTGAGGAGAAGAATGCAATTCTTGAAGCTTTTGTTGAGGAAAAGTACGCCCACTATTCCTCAGTTAAGAATAAATGGTAG
- the LOC108461281 gene encoding 2-alkenal reductase (NADP(+)-dependent) has translation MATVENRQVVLERYIEGVPKVTDMAMKIGKKELKAPKGSGAFLVKNLYLSCDPYMRGRMRDFHGSYIPPFVPSQPIEGFGVGKVLDSDNPDFKPGDFISGITGWEEYSLIHNTSQLRKIQPDDAIPLSYHLGLLGMPGFTAYVGFYEICSPKKGEYVFVSAASGAVGQLVGQLAKLHGCYVVGSAGSRQKVDLLKNKLGFDEAFNYKEEADLDAALKRYFPEGIDIYFDNVGGEILDAALLNMRIHGRIAVCGMVSLHSFSDPKGIHNLYCVVPKRIKMQGFLQSDYLDKFPEFLEHVTKNFKEGKIVYIEDMNDGLESGPAAFVGLFSGQNIGKQVICLARD, from the exons ATGGCGACAGTAGAGAACAGGCAAGTGGTGCTTGAAAGGTACATAGAAGGAGTACCCAAGGTGACAGATATGGCAATGAAGATTGGGAAAAAAGAGTTGAAGGCTCCCAAAGGCTCGGGGGCTTTTCTAGTCAAGAATCTCTATCTCTCTTGTGATCCTTACATGagaggtcgcatgcgtgattttCATGGTTCTTATATCCCACCTTTTGTTCCTTCTCAG CCTATTGAAGGATTTGGAGTAGGAAAAGTGTTGGATTCTGATAACCCTGATTTCAAACCAGGAGACTTCATTTCAGGAATCACTGGATGGGAAGAGTACAGCTTGATTCACAACACTTCACAGTTGAGAAAGATTCAACCAGATGATGCTATCCCTCTCTCTTACCACTTGGGACTTCTTG GTATGCCAGGGTTTACTGCTTATGTAGGATTTTATGAAATCTGTAGCCCAAAGAAAGGAGAATATGTTTTTGTATCTGCAGCTTCAGGAGCTGTTGGTCAGCTTGTTGGACAACTTGCCAAGTTACATGGCTGCTATGTAGTTGGAAGTGCTGGAAGTAGGCAAAAG GTTGATCTTCTTAAGAACAAGCTTGGGTTTGATGAAGCCTTTAACTACAAAGAGGAGGCAGACCTAGACGCTGCTTTGAAAAG GTACTTCCCAGAAGGCATCGATATCTACTTTGACAATGTGGGCGGGGAGATTCTGGATGCAGCTTTGCTCAACATGCGGATTCATGGTCGTATAGCTGTTTGCGGAATGGTGTCGCTACATAGTTTCTCCGATCCGAAAGGGATCCACAATTTGTATTGTGTTGTACCAAAGCGCATCAAGATGCAAGGATTCTTGCAAAGCGACTACTTAGATAAATTCCCTGAGTTTTTAGAACATGTCACTAAGAACTTCAAAGAGGGGAAGATTGTGTACATTGAAGACATGAATGACGGTTTAGAGAGTGGTCCAGCTGCTTTTGTTGGACTATTTTCAGGCCAAAATATTGGCAAGCAGGTCATATGTTTAGCCAGAGACTGA